The region GGAACCCTCGCCAACGTCGCCCTGCTGGTCGGCCTCGGCGTCATGCTCGGCCGCATGCTGGAGGTCACCGGTGGCGCCGCCGTCCTGGCCGGGGCCCTCATCAGGGTCTTCGGCGAGAAGCGGGCGCCCCTGGCACTGGGCGTCGCGTCCCTGCTCTTCGGCTTCCCGCTGTTCTTCGACGTCGGCCTCGTCGTCATGCTGCCGATCGTCTTCAGCGTCGCCCGCCGGGTCGGCGGCTCGGTCCTGACCTACACGCTGCCCACCGCGGGCGCCTTCGCGGTCATGCACGCCTTCGTGCCCCCGCACCCCGGACCGGTCACCGCCGCCGTCGAGGTCGGCGCGGACATGGGCCTGGTGCTGCTGATCGGCCTCCTGCTGGCCATCCCCACCTGGTACCTGTCCAGCTACCTGTTCGGCCTGTGGATCGGCAAGCGCGTCGTGATCCCGGTGCCCGACGACATCATGTCCGACGGCAGCGTCAAGCACGAGAACCCGCCGCACCTGGCCACCGTCGTCGGCCTGCTGCTCCTGCCGATGCTGCTGATCTTCGCCAACACCGGCGTCACCACCCTCGTCTCCACCGAGGCCGTCCCCGCGGACGCGCTGTGGGTGCAGGTCTGCCAGCTCGTCGGCCAGACCCCCGTCGCGCTGCTCATCACCGTGCTGGTCGCCATGCTCGTGCTCAGCCGGGGCCGGTTCACCCGCCAGGGCATGGAGACGCTGGTCGGCGACTCCCTGGGCCCCGTCTGCGGCATCATCCTCATCACCGGCGCGGGCGGCATGTTCGGCATGGTCCTGCGCACCAGCGGCATCGGCGGCGCGCTCGCCGAGAGCCTGGACGCGATCGGGCTGCCGGTCATCGTGGCCGCGTTCGTGATCGCGCTCGCGCTGCGCGTCGCCCAGGGCTCGGCCACCGTCGCCATCACCACGGCCGCCGGGCTCATCGCCCCCGCCGTGCAGGCGGCGGACGGGCTGTCGTCGATCGACCTGGCGCTGATCGTCATCGCCATCGCCTCCGGCGCCACCGCCCTGTCGCACGTCAACGACTCCGGGTTCTGGCTGGTCGGCCGGTTCCTGGGAATGGACGTCAAGACCACGCTCAAGACCTGGACCGTGATGGAGACCCTCATCGGCTTCATCGGGTTCGGCCTGGCCTTCGGGCTGAGCCTGGTGCTGTGACCCCGGGGCGGCCCGGCTCAGACGGGGAGGTCGTCCTCGTCGTTCCGGGTCGGGTCGTCCTCCAGGGCCTCGACGACCTCGGTGACGATGGCGCGCATGGCGGCCTCGGCCACGTCGGGCAGGCCGTCGCGGATGGCCTGGGCGACCGCCTTGTGCAGCCGCAGCGCCTCGGGGCGCGGGTGGCGGGGCATCAGGTCGTAGGAGGTGCGTCCCACGAGGACCTCCGACACCACCTGCGACAGGCCCACCAGCATCTCGTTGCCCGACAGCTCCAGGATCTGCCGGTGGAAGGCGATGTCCAGCTCGAGGAAGGTGTCCAGGTCGCCGGCGCGGCCGGTGCGGACCATCTCGTCGGCGACCACCACCAGGTGGGCGCGGGCCTGGGCGTCGCCGCGCTGGGCGGCCAGGGCGGCGGCCCCGGGTTCGACCGCGGAGCGCAGCTCGTTGAGGGAGCGCAGCTGCTCCATGCGGCCGGAACCGGCCAGCCGCCAGCGGATCAGCTGCGGGTCGAAGATGTTCCAGTCCGGCATCGGGCGCACCCGGATGCCGGTACGGGGCCTGCTGACCACCAGCCGCATCGACTCCAGCACCCGCACCGCCTCGCGTGCCACGGTCCGCGACACGCCGAAGTCCACCTCCAGCCCCTGGAGGGTGAACGTGTGGCCGGTGGCGTACTCGCCCGCGGCGATGGCGGGCCCGAGGACCGCCAGCACCCGGTTGTGCAGCGTGCGGTGATCTGTGCCCATCGTTCTCCCTGTTTCGACCGGGGGGTCAGGCTGAAGCCTAGCCGGATTGATTGATATCACTATTGATGGTGGAACTTGCGGTCGTGCAGGTCCCCACGAGGAGAAACCATGCACTTCGTCTTCATGGGCGTGTCGGGCAGCGGCAAGACCACCGTCGCCGAGCGCGTGGCCCGCGAACTCGGGCTCCCCTTCGCGGAGGCGGACGCCTTCCACCCCCGCGCCAACATCGACAAGATGGCGGCCGGGACCCCCCTCACCGACGAGGACCGCTGGCCCTGGCTGCGCGAGCTCGCCGGGTGGATCGCCGCCCACGACGCGCTGGGCGAGTCGACCGTGATGGCCTGCTCCGCGCTCAAGAGGTCCTACCGCGACCTGCTGCGCGAGGGGGCGCCGGGGGTGCACTTCCTGCACATGAGCGGGCCGGAGGAGGTCATCTGGGAGCGGATCGCCGCCCGGACGGACCACTTCATGCCGCCCGCGCTGCTGCGCTCCCAGCTGGAGACCCTGGAGTCCCTGGAGCCGGACGAGGCAGGGCGCGAGTTCGACGTCCGGTCGGACCCCGACGTGCTGGTCCGGGAGGCGCTGGCGTACGTGGAAACGGTGCTGCAGCCCTCCTGACCTGCCGTCTTGCGTTGAATTGGGGGAAGCGGGACCCTTTCGTCATGCAAGATTCCGTTTCGTCCCCCGCAGCCTCCCCTGTGCGGCCCCCGCTGGACGTGCGGCAGACGTGTGTCCTGATGTTCGTCGCCGCCCCCGTGTACGGCCTGCTGGGCTACCTGACCTGGTCGCTTTTCTCGGCCGACATCCCCCAGGAGGTGGTGGGCGACCTGTGGATCCTGCTGGTCCTCACGGTCCTGGCGGGAGTCGCGTCGGCGGGCCTGGCGGTGCCGGTCCGCCGCGGGGACCACGCCCTGTGGCGCACCTCCCAGGCGGTCGCCCTGTTCGCGCTGGGTGTCCCGCTGTTCGCGCTGCACATCGCCTCGAAGCTCGCGGTGACGCCGCTGCTGCTCGGGGCCCTCCTCGCGGCGGTGGTGGCCATCGTCATCAACATCGCCCTGTGGACCACCGAGGTCCGCCGCTGGTGCTCCCCGCGGCGCGCCCGCAACACCGCGAGCGCCGAGGAGGTCGAGGCCATCGCCGCCGCGGTCGCCGGACCCCGTTCCTCCTCCGCCGGCACCCCCGAGTCCGCCGCGACCCCCGAGGGCGCCGCCGTCCCGGTCGCCGCCGCCATGGCGTCCGTGGCCGCGGGCGCCTCCGTGCCCGTGGACGGGCCCGAGCCGGCGGTGAGCGTCGACGAGCCCGAGCCCGCTGTCGCCCCTGAGCCCGCCGAGGCCGCGGTGGACACCGACACGTCCGAGCCGGTCGGTGCTCCTGAGGCCGTCGAGCCCGCCGAGGTTTCCGAAGCCGCTTCTGTGCCTGTCGAGGAGTCCGAGGCGGTGGCGAGCGCCGGTGTGACCGAGTCCGCCGTGGACGCCGATGCCGACGAGGCTCCTGAGACCGCTGTGGCCGTGGCCGCGGCGGACACCGACACGCCTGAGCCGACCGGTACCCCTGAGCCTGCCGAGGGCGGCACCGAGGTCGCCATGACCCCCGAGGACGCCGTCGCCCTGATCTCCGCCGCTGTGGCGTTCGTGGACGAGTCCGAGTCGGCGGTGGGCGCCGACGCGCCTGAGCCGGCTGGTGCTCCTGAGTCCGCCGAGGTCTCCGAGGCCGGTGTTTCCGGGCCCGTGGACACCCCCGCCCCCGCGGACGAGGTGACGTCCGCGGACGCCGACGAGTCCGAGTCGGCCGGTGCCTCTGAGCCCGTCGAGGCGGACGGTGCCGAGGATGAGCTTGAGGCTGCTGTGACGTCCGGGGCCGCTGATGCGTCCGGGACCGCGGACGATGCCGGGACCGCCGAGGTCTCCGAGACCACGGACGATGTCGAGGCACCTGCGTCCGCCGAGGCCCCTGAGGGCGCTGCCGCCGGAACCGCGGACGCCGATGCGACTGAGACGGCCGGTGCCTCTGAGGCTGCTGAGGCTGCCGTGACCACCGACGACACCGAGGCCACCGCGTCTGCTGAGGCCGCCGTGGCTTCTGAGGACGCTGCTACCTCTGAGTCCGAGACCGCTTCCCCTGAGGCCGTGGATGGGGCCGAGCCGAACGTGGACATCGACACGGCCGAGGCGACCGAGGCCCCCGAGGGCACTGCCGTCGAGGCGGCGGTCACCCCCGCTGCCGTGGACGAGGAGACGTCCGCGGATGCCGATGCGTCCGAGTCGGCGGGTGCCCCTGCGCCCGCTGAGGCTGCCGAGGACGCTGTTACCTCTGAGCCTGAGGCCGCTTCCCCTGAGGTCTCGGATGGGGTCGAGCCGAACGCGGACGTCGACACGTCCGAGGACGCTGCTGCCGGGACCGCGGACGCCGATGCGTCCGAGTCGGCGGTTGCCCCTGCGCCCGCTGAGGCTGCCGCGTCCACCGACGACGCCGAGGCCACCGCGTCTGCCGGGTCCGAGGGGGCGGACGTATCCCCGGAGGGCGACGGCGGGAAGGACGCCGAGCCGGCCGAGGGCGGCTCCGACAAGAAGAAGTAGACCGAGACCGACCGAAACGGGGGACCGGCGTGGCCGGTCCCCCGTTCTCGTGCGCCCGTTCCGCAGGGGCGGTCGGGTCAGAAGCCCCCCGCGGGCTCAGTCCTCGTCGTCGGCGAGGGCGTGCAGGCGGGCGAGGTGGTCGCTGTCGTCGTCGCCGTGGCGTTCCACGTAGGCCTCGCGGGCCTCGTCGGCGATGTCGGCGCTCTCGTCCTCGAAGCCGTAGTCGCCGAGGTCGTCGAGCAGGTCGATGGCGCGGTGCAGCGGGTCGTCGTCATCGGGCTCCTCCGCGGGGAGGTGCTGTACGACGGCGGCGAGGAGGACCGCCCGGGCGTCGTCCACGGCGCTCTCCGAGCCCGCGGCGGCGGTCAGCCGGATCCGCGTGATGGGGTCGTCGTCCGCGGCGAGCATGAGCTGTTCGGCCAGCCAGGCGCTGTCCTGGCCTTCGAGGAACGCGGTCAGTGCCGCGTCGTCAAGGGGAGTGGTCACCCGGAAGATGATAGGCCCGCACGCACCCTGCCCGAGCTCACGACCCAAGTCCCGATATAGACAAAAGGCAGACAAAACAGTCATTCGCCCCATGATCCAATACCATGTTCCATCATTGTTTCCCAGACCCCGAAAAAGATGAATCCCGTGTTACCCCGGGATCATCCGCACTTCTCTCAGGTCACTCCCGTAACGCCGGTATCGGAGTTTCGGTCCCGCCTGAACAAGGCGGTCAACAAAACACACCTATGGATCACGCCACAGATCTGAAACGGTTGTATTAATACCCGGACGTCTACCTTCCCCGCTGGTACGGGCCCGGTCTAGGGTCCTCTCAATCAACCCCCGGGCACAGGCGCCCACCCCCCACAGAGGTGGACATGTTCACGAAGACTTCCAGGAAACCGGCGGCCCTCCTGGCCGCGGCGGTGTCCGTGATGCTGTTGGCGACAGCGTGCGCGGAGAGTGAGCGGGACCCCGAAGGCGACTCCTCCGCGCCGTTCGTATTCGGATCCGCGGGCGACATCAAATCCCTCGACCCGTTCCTCGCGAGCGACGGGGAGACCTTCCGTTACAGCCGCCAGGTCTACGAGACCCTCCTCGAGCACGAATCCGGCGGCAGCGAGATCGTGGGCGGCCTCGCCGAGACCTGGGAACAGTCCGAGGACGGCACCGAGTGGACGTTCCACCTCCGCGAGGGCGTCGTCTTCCACGACGGCGACGAGCTGACGGCCGAGGTCGTCTGCGCCAACTTCGACCGGTGGCACAACCTCTCCGGTGCCTGGCAGAGCTCCAACAACTCCTACTACTGGCAGGCCATCTTCGGCGGCTTCGCGGAGAACGAGGACGAGGGGCTGCCCGAGTCCCGCTACGTCTCCTGTGAGGCCACCGACGAGCTCACCGCCGTCATCACCATCTCGGAGTACTCCTCCATCTTCCCGGGCGGCTTCAGCCTCGCGGCGTTCGGCATCCTGAGCCCCACCAGCCTGGAGACCATCGCCGAGGCCGAGATCACCGGTGAGGAGGGCAGCTACACCCTGCCCGAGTACACCAGGGAGCCGGGCGCCATCGCGGGCACCGGCCCGTTCACGGCCCAGGCCTGGAACCGCGACCAGGCCGAGGTCACGCTCCAGCGCTTCGACGACTACTGGGGCGAGCCCGCCGGGTTCGAGACCATGATCCTGCGCGCCATCCCCGACGAGACGGCCCGCCGCCAGGCCCTGGAGGCCGGTGACATCCACGGCTACGACCTGGTCGCCCCGGCCGACGTCGAGCCCCTCACCGAGGCCGGCTTCCAGGTCCCGACCCGCGACGTCTTCAACGTCCTCTACCTGGCCTTCCAGCAGGAGACCAGCGAGGAGCTGGCCGACATCCGGGTCCGGCAGGCCCTGGCCCACGCC is a window of Nocardiopsis changdeensis DNA encoding:
- a CDS encoding ABC transporter substrate-binding protein, giving the protein MFTKTSRKPAALLAAAVSVMLLATACAESERDPEGDSSAPFVFGSAGDIKSLDPFLASDGETFRYSRQVYETLLEHESGGSEIVGGLAETWEQSEDGTEWTFHLREGVVFHDGDELTAEVVCANFDRWHNLSGAWQSSNNSYYWQAIFGGFAENEDEGLPESRYVSCEATDELTAVITISEYSSIFPGGFSLAAFGILSPTSLETIAEAEITGEEGSYTLPEYTREPGAIAGTGPFTAQAWNRDQAEVTLQRFDDYWGEPAGFETMILRAIPDETARRQALEAGDIHGYDLVAPADVEPLTEAGFQVPTRDVFNVLYLAFQQETSEELADIRVRQALAHAVDRQRIVDTILPAGGEVATQFHPNTLDGWSENVTTYDYDPEKAEELLAEAGQEDLTLDFCYPTEVTRPYMPAPRDIFDVISQDLESVGVTVEPKSFEWTEYVPNTDSGECSLYLLGWTGDYNDAYNFLGTWFSVKNDAWGMDEPELFDAMAEASSNPDTEERIAAYQGLNEQIMEILPGLPISSSPPSIVFAENVNPPNVSPLTQEDFSEGSWKE
- a CDS encoding gluconokinase; this encodes MHFVFMGVSGSGKTTVAERVARELGLPFAEADAFHPRANIDKMAAGTPLTDEDRWPWLRELAGWIAAHDALGESTVMACSALKRSYRDLLREGAPGVHFLHMSGPEEVIWERIAARTDHFMPPALLRSQLETLESLEPDEAGREFDVRSDPDVLVREALAYVETVLQPS
- a CDS encoding GntP family permease gives rise to the protein MENFTPVYGTGPLLGIAAGAIALLLFLIIRLRLHAFIALVLVSLLTAVAAGIPVAEIMPTLLGGFGGTLANVALLVGLGVMLGRMLEVTGGAAVLAGALIRVFGEKRAPLALGVASLLFGFPLFFDVGLVVMLPIVFSVARRVGGSVLTYTLPTAGAFAVMHAFVPPHPGPVTAAVEVGADMGLVLLIGLLLAIPTWYLSSYLFGLWIGKRVVIPVPDDIMSDGSVKHENPPHLATVVGLLLLPMLLIFANTGVTTLVSTEAVPADALWVQVCQLVGQTPVALLITVLVAMLVLSRGRFTRQGMETLVGDSLGPVCGIILITGAGGMFGMVLRTSGIGGALAESLDAIGLPVIVAAFVIALALRVAQGSATVAITTAAGLIAPAVQAADGLSSIDLALIVIAIASGATALSHVNDSGFWLVGRFLGMDVKTTLKTWTVMETLIGFIGFGLAFGLSLVL
- a CDS encoding FadR/GntR family transcriptional regulator, which gives rise to MGTDHRTLHNRVLAVLGPAIAAGEYATGHTFTLQGLEVDFGVSRTVAREAVRVLESMRLVVSRPRTGIRVRPMPDWNIFDPQLIRWRLAGSGRMEQLRSLNELRSAVEPGAAALAAQRGDAQARAHLVVVADEMVRTGRAGDLDTFLELDIAFHRQILELSGNEMLVGLSQVVSEVLVGRTSYDLMPRHPRPEALRLHKAVAQAIRDGLPDVAEAAMRAIVTEVVEALEDDPTRNDEDDLPV